A genomic region of Nymphaea colorata isolate Beijing-Zhang1983 chromosome 2, ASM883128v2, whole genome shotgun sequence contains the following coding sequences:
- the LOC116249339 gene encoding uncharacterized oxidoreductase At4g09670-like, with amino-acid sequence MAGDNESAVRFGIMGCAGIARKVSRAIRLSPAARLTAVASRSAEKARQFAAENEFPEDARAYGSYEELLDDPAVDAVYVPLPTSLHRQWVAAAARKGKHVLVEKPAALDAAELEEMLGECESNGVQFMDGTMWMHHPRTARMKSLLNDAAQFGDLRWIHTSSTFHGNQYFLENDIRVKPDLDGLGALGDTGWYCIRAILWAFNYQLPKRVTALPGTVFNKDGVILACGSSMDWNDGRLATFYCSFLSHTSMDLSLHGSNGCLQLKDFIIPFQESSASFLLSANVGLNELHTGWTSKPKEFEVVNELPQEALLIEEFSRLVRAIRSSGSPPDPMWPDICLKNQLVLDAVKKSIEQGCKSVELGNMKSSMSLGTNSR; translated from the exons ATGGCGGGGGATAACGAGTCGGCCGTAAGATTCGGCATCATGGGTTGTGCGGGGATAGCAAGGAAAGTGTCTCGGGCGATTCGGCTGTCTCCTGCCGCCCGTCTGACGGCGGTCGCGAGCCGGTCCGCGGAGAAGGCCCGGCAGTTCGCCGCCGAGAATGAGTTCCCGGAGGACGCCCGCGCGTACGGCTCCTACGAGGAGCTCCTGGACGACCCGGCGGTCGACGCCGTCTACGTGCCACTCCCCACGTCGCTCCACCGCCAGTGGGTTGCGGCGGCCGCGAGGAAGGGGAAGCACGTGCTTGTGGAGAAGCCCGCTGCCCTCGACGCGGCGGAGCTGGAGGAGATGCTGGGGGAGTGCGAGTCGAACGGGGTGCAGTTCATGGATGGCACGATGTGGATGCACCATCCGCGGACGGCAAGGATGAAATCGCTCCTCAACGACGCCGCACAATTCGGCGATCTCAGATGG ATACACACTTCATCAACATTTCATGGAAACCAATATTTCTTGGAGAATGACATAAGGGTGAAACCTGATTTGGATGGGCTTGGTGCCCTTGGAGATACAGGTTGGTATTGTATAAGGGCCATATTATGGGCCTTCAACTACCAGCTCCCCAAGAGGGTAACTGCCCTACCAGGCACTGTCTTTAACAAAGATGGAGTAATTCTAGCTTGTGGGTCTTCCATGGACTGGAATGATGGCAGGTTAGCAACCTTCTACTGCTCATTCCTCTCACATACATCCATGGACCTCTCTCTTCATGGATCCAACGGCTGCCTTCAACTCAAGGACTTCATCATCCCCTTCCAGGAGAGCTCGGCCTCTTTCCTGCTTTCTGCTAATGTTGGTTTAAATGAGCTTCACACTGGCTGGACATCCAAACCCAAGGAATTTGAGGTTGTGAATGAATTGCCGCAGGAAGCGCTCTTGATTGAAGAATTCTCCAGGTTGGTTAGGGCAATCCGCAGTTCAGGTTCCCCACCAGACCCAATGTGGCCTGATATTTGTCTGAAGAACCAGCTGGTGCTTGATGCTGTGAAGAAATCAATCGAACAGGGCTGCAAATCAGTGGAATTGGGAAACATGAAGTCATCGATGTCACTTGGGACAAACAGCAGATGA